The Flavobacteriales bacterium genome window below encodes:
- a CDS encoding DnaJ domain-containing protein, with amino-acid sequence MRINYYELLGISSDASDADIKKAYRKVAMKMHPDVNPSPEANRLFAEINLAYETLIDTNKRFNYDYFRKYGRMPGTNPKTPPGPAAPKYNTTGQPPRYKEGPLREKMVASRNPVVIKSFLICLLFLGFLFLTLPVRAVISGVWDPVFIFVMLPGFVLVRDAWNSLNV; translated from the coding sequence ATGCGGATCAATTACTATGAATTGCTTGGTATTAGCAGCGATGCTTCGGATGCGGACATCAAGAAGGCATATCGTAAGGTTGCCATGAAGATGCATCCGGATGTTAACCCTTCACCGGAGGCCAACAGACTGTTCGCCGAGATCAACCTGGCCTATGAGACGCTGATTGACACCAATAAGCGTTTTAATTATGATTACTTCCGGAAATATGGAAGAATGCCAGGGACCAACCCCAAGACGCCACCGGGACCGGCTGCTCCCAAATACAATACCACCGGTCAGCCACCACGCTATAAGGAAGGTCCGTTACGCGAAAAGATGGTGGCATCACGCAATCCTGTTGTGATCAAAAGCTTCCTCATCTGTCTCTTGTTCCTGGGCTTTCTATTCCTCACTCTGCCCGTGCGGGCCGTCATCTCCGGTGTTTGGGACCCCGTGTTTATTTTTGTAATGCTTCCTGGATTTGTGTTGGTTCGTGATGCGTGGAACAGCCTGAATGTTTAA
- a CDS encoding chloride channel protein, whose translation MAEGTPNKKRSWLTRFLIWRVKHIKHRNFVILLSIAVGFSTGLAAVVIKNSVFTIRKLLTSGFSNYQNYLYFAYPLIGIVLTVAFIKYILKRPVRHGIPNALYSISRNNSILPGHNMFSSIITSALTVGFGGSVGLEGPSVATGASLGSNIGRLMHMNYKSISLLIGCGAAGAMASIFSAPIAAIVFAIEVMMLDLTMSSLIPLLLASASAALTSLLLTESEVIFHYEFHTVFSPKVAPFYLLLGLLTGVLSMYFSKMFWWVEDKFGENERNFKKAITGGLILGILIFLFPPLYGEGYNVINMLFTGNYAELLNNSLFYSFHGNLYIIFGFLIAVLLLKVIASAVTFGAGGVGGIFAPTLFMGAIAGFVFSKAINELTIFHLEVSNFILVGMAGLIAGVLQAPLTAIFLIAEITGGYGLFLPLMMTCAISYVTVKYFIPHSVYNMQLAKRGDLITHHKDKAVLNRLQVSQVIENDFESIRPDQTLGELVKIVARSHRNIFPVLDEDRVLVGVVLLNDIREIMFQPEKYDTVRVETLMDMPPAFIREKDAMERVANTFTETGAWNLPVITHDGKYHGFISRSKLFSAYRRQLVEFSED comes from the coding sequence CTGCTAAGCATTGCTGTGGGATTCAGTACCGGTCTGGCTGCGGTGGTGATCAAGAACTCTGTGTTCACGATCCGCAAATTGCTCACCAGCGGATTTTCCAACTATCAGAACTACCTCTACTTTGCCTACCCCCTTATCGGCATTGTGCTTACGGTAGCTTTCATCAAATACATTCTTAAAAGACCTGTGCGGCATGGCATCCCCAATGCCCTTTATTCCATCTCCCGTAACAATAGCATCCTGCCCGGACATAACATGTTCTCGTCCATCATCACCAGTGCTTTGACGGTGGGATTTGGTGGTAGTGTAGGACTGGAGGGACCATCCGTTGCCACGGGCGCCTCCCTGGGTTCAAACATCGGACGGTTGATGCATATGAACTACAAAAGCATCAGTCTGCTTATAGGCTGTGGCGCGGCCGGTGCCATGGCCAGCATTTTCAGCGCACCGATCGCGGCCATTGTATTTGCCATAGAGGTTATGATGCTGGACCTGACCATGTCTTCTCTGATCCCATTGCTGCTTGCCTCTGCTTCCGCTGCACTGACGTCCCTGCTGCTGACGGAATCGGAAGTGATCTTTCACTATGAATTTCATACCGTCTTCAGTCCGAAGGTAGCCCCCTTCTACCTATTGCTGGGCCTTCTCACCGGAGTCCTCTCCATGTACTTCAGTAAGATGTTCTGGTGGGTGGAAGACAAATTCGGGGAGAACGAACGAAATTTCAAAAAAGCCATTACGGGTGGATTGATCCTGGGCATCCTGATCTTCCTCTTCCCACCGCTCTACGGGGAAGGCTACAACGTAATCAATATGCTATTCACCGGCAACTACGCCGAACTCCTTAACAACAGTTTGTTCTACTCCTTTCATGGCAACCTGTATATCATCTTCGGCTTCCTTATCGCCGTATTGCTGCTCAAGGTCATTGCATCTGCCGTGACATTCGGCGCCGGAGGTGTTGGAGGAATCTTCGCCCCCACCCTGTTCATGGGTGCTATTGCCGGTTTTGTATTCTCAAAAGCCATCAACGAATTGACCATCTTTCATCTTGAGGTCAGCAACTTCATACTGGTGGGCATGGCAGGGCTTATTGCCGGCGTTCTGCAAGCGCCGCTGACCGCCATCTTCCTTATCGCAGAAATCACCGGAGGATACGGCCTCTTTCTACCCCTGATGATGACGTGCGCGATTTCATATGTTACCGTAAAATACTTTATCCCGCATTCTGTGTACAATATGCAACTTGCCAAACGGGGCGATCTGATCACGCACCACAAAGACAAGGCGGTACTTAACAGACTACAGGTATCACAGGTGATTGAAAATGACTTTGAGAGTATCCGCCCGGATCAGACCCTGGGGGAGTTGGTTAAGATCGTTGCACGTTCACACCGGAATATCTTTCCTGTTCTTGATGAAGACCGGGTACTGGTAGGGGTTGTGTTGCTGAATGATATCCGAGAGATCATGTTCCAGCCCGAAAAATATGACACGGTGCGTGTAGAAACATTAATGGATATGCCTCCGGCCTTTATCAGGGAAAAAGATGCCATGGAACGGGTGGCGAATACATTCACCGAAACAGGTGCCTGGAATTTACCGGTAATCACTCATGACGGCAAATACCACGGTTTTATCTCGAGATCAAAATTATTCTCTGCTTACCGGCGCCAGCTGGTGGAATTTTCCGAGGACTGA